In Streptococcus oralis, a single window of DNA contains:
- a CDS encoding pseudouridine synthase → MRINKYIAHAGVASRRKAEELIKQGLVTVNGQVVRELATTIKSGDTVEVEGQPIYNEEKVYYLLNKPRGVISSVTDDKGRKTVVDLLPNVKERIYPVGRLDWDTSGVLILTNDGDFTDEMIHPRNEIDKVYVARVKGVANKENLRPLTRGVEIEGKKTKPAVYEILKVDPVKNRSVVQLTIHEGRNHQVKKMFEAVGLQVDKLSRTRFGHLDLTGLRPGESRRLNKKEISQLHTMAVTKK, encoded by the coding sequence ATGAGAATCAATAAGTATATTGCCCACGCAGGTGTGGCCAGTAGGAGAAAAGCAGAAGAGTTGATCAAGCAAGGCTTGGTGACGGTTAATGGCCAAGTGGTGCGTGAACTCGCAACGACCATCAAGTCAGGCGACACGGTTGAAGTTGAAGGCCAACCTATCTACAACGAAGAAAAGGTATATTATCTGCTTAACAAACCACGCGGTGTCATTTCCAGTGTGACAGATGACAAGGGGCGTAAGACGGTTGTCGACCTCTTGCCCAACGTGAAGGAGCGCATCTACCCTGTAGGTCGTTTGGACTGGGATACATCAGGAGTCTTGATTTTGACCAATGATGGGGATTTTACGGATGAGATGATTCACCCTCGTAATGAGATTGACAAGGTTTATGTCGCGCGTGTCAAAGGTGTTGCCAATAAGGAAAATCTTCGTCCCTTGACTCGTGGAGTGGAGATTGAGGGTAAGAAAACTAAGCCGGCTGTCTATGAGATTCTCAAAGTGGATCCAGTAAAAAACCGCTCTGTGGTGCAGTTGACTATCCATGAAGGGCGTAACCACCAGGTTAAAAAGATGTTTGAAGCTGTCGGTCTCCAAGTGGACAAGTTGTCACGGACTCGTTTCGGACATCTAGACTTGACAGGACTCCGTCCAGGAGAATCCCGTCGTCTTAATAAAAAAGAAATCAGTCAACTACACACCATGGCTGTAACCAAGAAATAA
- a CDS encoding endo-beta-N-acetylglucosaminidase encodes MKNLFFEKRCRYSIRKLSIGACSLMIGSALFASPALAEQVEVPETAANASAQATSASETANPDTAALEKQLEETENKVAEQPISENTPAITDLVNEKEEAKPALTDKTEKPAQPTEKEEVKPEEAPQVAEKKADKPTLADVPKNEEKSLRPKEIKFDTWEDLLKWEPGAREDDPINRSSVELAKRHRGQLVNEKASRRAKVQALANTNSKAKDHASVGGEEFKAYAFDYWQYLDSMVFWEGLVPTPDVIDAGHRNGVPVYGTLFFNWSNSIADQEKFAAALKQDADGTFPIARKLVDLAKYYGFDGYFINQETTGELVAPLGEKMRQFMLYTKEYAAKVNHPIKYAWYDAMTYKYGRYHEDGLGDYNYQFMQKEGDKVPADQFFANFNWNKEKNDHSVEMAKWLERSQYDVFAGLELQQGGSYKTKVKWDALLDEKGKLRLSLGLFAPDTITSLGKTGDDYHKNEDIFFTGYQGDPTAQKPADKEWYGIANLVADRTPAVGRTFTTSFNTGHGRKWFVDGKVSKDSEWNYRSVSGVLPTWRWWQTSTGEKLRAEYDFTDAYNGGNSLKFSGDVAGKTDQDVNLYSTKLEVTEKTKLRVAHKGGKGSKVYMAFSTTPDYKFEDAAAWKELTLSDDWKNEEFDLSSLAGKTIYAVKLFFEHEGAVKDYQFNLGQLTISDNHQAPQAPTGLSVVKQSLKNAQEAEAVVQFAGNQDADFYEVYEKDGDNWRLLTGSSASTIYLPKISRSANATGRTQELKVVAVGKNGLRSEAATASFNWGMTVQDTTLPRPLAENIVPGATVIGSTFPNTEGGEGVEGMLNGTITSLSDKWSSGQLSGSVDIRLTQPRRVVRWVMDHAGAGGESVNDGLMNTKDFDLYYKDTDGEWKLAKEVRGNKAHVTDITLDKPITAQDWRLHVITSDNGTPWKAIRIYNWKMYETLDTESQNIPMAKVATRSLGNHQVQLGFSDVPAGATITVYDKADSQTPIATLKSETGGDLATAPLGFDKQPTLLYYRTQLPGKEISNTLAVAIPQDERKIVAVSLEKGPKKTVYKEGEKLDLRGGTLRVQYEGGQADELINLTHSGVTVSGYDAHQKGEQKLTVSYLGLPVTGDLKVQVIGQDQGKPKEVAGLYITQKPKTDYLVGEQLDLAEGRFGVLYDDETEESHAFTDQGVEITGYDAQKTGRQTLTLHYKGHTAEFDVLVSPKAAVNDEYLKQEITAVQGRQSTLAYTFSSEDKQAALVEKLNAAKAVAENHNASQEEVNRALNELKQAGTALDGNQRYQTAREELEGLLESVREKDPKAELIAQAETLLASEMPTPQAFAEMKEKLNKKLAPAEESHHVGSVDPNEVAPTVEALPELVIETETTAYERQERPNAELLKGQRRIVQAGVEGQIRRFVEVDSQGKRTLRSTEVLKEEIPEITEVGTKVLSSNQPAEGVKDLVLATPKLEVEEGTVSFEHQERPNAALLKGQGQLIQAGVEGQVRRFVEVDGQGKRTLHSIEVLKEALPEIVEVGTKEEQVSQTRDQALSAAPAKVEEISKGLPNTGATRDASLVALGLLGVMSGYGLLSKKRRED; translated from the coding sequence ATGAAAAATCTATTTTTTGAAAAACGTTGCCGTTACAGTATTCGTAAGCTGTCAATCGGGGCTTGTTCCTTGATGATTGGTTCAGCTCTATTCGCGAGCCCAGCTCTTGCTGAACAAGTCGAAGTCCCTGAAACAGCTGCAAATGCGAGCGCCCAAGCTACAAGCGCTAGTGAAACAGCTAATCCAGATACTGCAGCCCTTGAAAAACAATTAGAGGAAACAGAGAACAAAGTAGCTGAGCAACCAATTTCAGAAAACACTCCAGCAATAACGGATCTGGTTAATGAAAAAGAAGAAGCGAAGCCAGCTCTGACAGATAAAACTGAAAAACCTGCTCAACCAACTGAAAAAGAAGAAGTCAAACCAGAGGAAGCTCCTCAAGTAGCTGAGAAGAAAGCCGACAAACCGACTCTAGCAGACGTTCCTAAAAATGAAGAAAAGAGTCTCCGACCAAAAGAAATCAAATTTGATACATGGGAGGATTTGTTGAAATGGGAACCGGGTGCGCGTGAGGATGATCCTATTAACCGTTCCTCAGTTGAACTCGCCAAGCGCCACAGAGGGCAGTTGGTCAATGAAAAAGCAAGCAGAAGAGCCAAGGTTCAGGCGCTAGCAAATACCAACTCAAAGGCCAAAGACCACGCTTCTGTAGGTGGAGAAGAATTCAAGGCCTACGCTTTTGATTACTGGCAATACTTGGATTCAATGGTCTTCTGGGAAGGTCTAGTTCCAACTCCAGATGTCATTGATGCAGGCCACCGCAACGGAGTTCCCGTTTATGGAACCCTCTTTTTCAACTGGTCAAATAGCATTGCCGACCAAGAGAAATTTGCAGCTGCCTTGAAACAAGACGCAGATGGCACCTTCCCTATCGCACGCAAACTTGTCGATCTTGCTAAGTACTATGGATTTGATGGTTACTTCATTAACCAAGAAACAACGGGGGAATTGGTAGCACCTCTTGGTGAAAAAATGCGCCAATTCATGCTCTATACAAAAGAATACGCAGCCAAAGTCAACCATCCAATCAAGTATGCTTGGTACGATGCCATGACCTACAAATACGGTCGTTACCACGAAGATGGTCTAGGTGATTACAACTACCAGTTCATGCAAAAAGAAGGTGACAAAGTCCCTGCAGATCAATTCTTTGCCAATTTCAACTGGAACAAGGAAAAGAATGACCACTCCGTAGAGATGGCAAAATGGCTAGAACGTAGCCAGTATGATGTCTTTGCAGGCTTGGAATTGCAACAAGGTGGCTCTTATAAGACTAAAGTCAAATGGGATGCCCTCTTAGATGAAAAAGGCAAGTTGCGTTTGTCGTTAGGACTTTTTGCACCAGATACGATTACCAGTCTAGGAAAAACAGGCGATGACTACCACAAGAACGAAGACATCTTCTTTACAGGTTACCAAGGAGATCCAACGGCTCAAAAACCAGCAGATAAAGAGTGGTATGGAATTGCCAATTTAGTTGCTGACCGTACACCAGCAGTAGGTCGAACCTTCACGACCTCCTTTAATACAGGTCATGGTAGAAAATGGTTTGTAGACGGTAAAGTTTCTAAGGATTCTGAGTGGAACTACCGTTCTGTTTCAGGTGTCTTGCCAACATGGCGCTGGTGGCAGACTTCAACGGGGGAAAAACTTCGTGCAGAATATGACTTTACAGATGCCTATAATGGAGGTAACTCCCTTAAATTCTCAGGTGATGTAGCTGGTAAGACGGACCAAGATGTGAATTTGTATTCTACTAAACTAGAAGTAACGGAGAAAACTAAACTTCGGGTTGCCCACAAGGGAGGGAAAGGCTCGAAAGTTTATATGGCCTTCTCTACGACTCCAGACTACAAATTTGAGGATGCAGCTGCATGGAAAGAACTGACTCTCTCTGATGACTGGAAGAATGAAGAATTTGACCTTAGCTCACTAGCTGGAAAAACCATCTATGCAGTCAAACTCTTCTTCGAGCATGAAGGAGCTGTAAAAGATTATCAGTTTAACCTAGGTCAATTAACAATTTCAGATAATCACCAAGCACCACAAGCGCCTACAGGCCTTTCTGTGGTGAAACAATCTCTTAAAAATGCCCAAGAAGCTGAAGCAGTGGTCCAATTTGCTGGTAACCAAGATGCGGATTTCTATGAAGTCTACGAAAAAGACGGTGATAACTGGCGTTTGTTGACAGGTTCATCTGCTTCAACCATCTACTTGCCAAAAATTAGCCGTTCTGCTAATGCGACTGGTAGGACTCAGGAACTGAAAGTCGTTGCAGTTGGTAAAAATGGGCTCCGTTCTGAGGCTGCAACTGCGTCATTCAACTGGGGGATGACTGTTCAGGATACAACTCTCCCAAGACCTTTGGCTGAAAATATTGTTCCAGGGGCAACGGTTATTGGTAGCACTTTCCCTAATACTGAAGGCGGGGAAGGCGTCGAAGGCATGTTGAACGGTACGATTACAAGTCTGTCAGACAAGTGGTCTTCAGGACAATTGAGCGGTAGTGTCGATATTCGTTTGACCCAACCACGTCGTGTTGTCAGATGGGTAATGGATCATGCGGGAGCTGGTGGTGAGTCTGTTAACGATGGTCTGATGAACACCAAGGACTTTGATCTTTATTACAAGGATACAGATGGCGAGTGGAAACTAGCTAAGGAAGTCCGTGGCAATAAAGCGCACGTTACAGATATCACTCTTGACAAACCAATCACCGCGCAAGACTGGCGTTTGCATGTCATTACATCTGATAACGGAACACCTTGGAAAGCCATTCGTATCTACAACTGGAAGATGTACGAAACATTGGACACAGAAAGTCAAAATATTCCAATGGCTAAGGTAGCTACCCGTTCACTTGGAAACCACCAAGTTCAACTAGGCTTCTCTGATGTTCCAGCGGGTGCAACTATCACCGTTTACGACAAGGCAGATTCACAAACACCGATTGCAACTTTGAAGTCTGAAACTGGAGGCGACTTGGCAACAGCACCATTGGGCTTTGACAAGCAACCAACTCTCCTCTACTATCGTACCCAACTACCTGGCAAAGAAATCAGTAACACCTTGGCAGTAGCGATTCCGCAGGATGAGAGAAAAATTGTTGCAGTTAGCCTTGAAAAAGGACCTAAGAAGACAGTTTATAAAGAGGGTGAAAAACTTGACCTCAGAGGCGGAACACTCCGTGTTCAATACGAAGGGGGGCAAGCCGATGAGCTGATCAACCTTACTCACTCAGGTGTGACAGTATCTGGCTACGACGCTCATCAAAAAGGGGAACAAAAGCTCACAGTCAGCTACCTTGGACTTCCAGTTACTGGTGACTTGAAGGTACAAGTGATAGGACAAGACCAAGGAAAACCAAAGGAAGTAGCAGGTCTGTACATTACTCAGAAACCGAAAACAGACTATCTAGTAGGAGAGCAACTGGATCTTGCAGAAGGTCGCTTCGGCGTTCTCTATGATGATGAGACAGAAGAAAGTCATGCCTTCACAGATCAAGGTGTTGAAATCACGGGCTATGATGCTCAGAAGACTGGACGACAAACCTTGACCCTTCATTACAAGGGGCACACCGCTGAGTTTGATGTCTTGGTTTCTCCAAAAGCAGCTGTCAACGATGAGTACCTAAAACAAGAAATCACTGCTGTCCAAGGCCGTCAGTCAACCCTTGCCTACACCTTCTCAAGCGAGGACAAACAAGCAGCACTAGTAGAGAAGCTCAATGCAGCGAAAGCTGTAGCAGAAAACCATAATGCTAGCCAAGAAGAAGTCAATCGGGCTTTGAATGAGTTGAAACAAGCAGGGACAGCCTTGGATGGAAATCAACGTTATCAGACAGCTAGAGAAGAATTGGAAGGTTTGCTCGAATCTGTCCGTGAAAAAGATCCTAAAGCTGAGTTGATTGCCCAAGCAGAAACTTTGTTGGCTTCAGAGATGCCAACTCCACAAGCTTTTGCGGAAATGAAAGAGAAGCTAAATAAGAAACTAGCTCCTGCAGAAGAAAGTCACCATGTTGGAAGCGTGGATCCAAATGAAGTGGCTCCAACGGTTGAGGCACTCCCTGAACTAGTTATTGAAACTGAAACAACAGCCTATGAACGTCAGGAGCGACCAAACGCCGAACTTCTCAAAGGACAACGCCGTATTGTGCAAGCTGGAGTTGAAGGTCAAATTCGTCGTTTTGTAGAAGTAGATAGCCAAGGCAAACGTACCCTTCGTTCGACTGAGGTTCTCAAGGAAGAAATTCCAGAAATCACCGAAGTTGGTACAAAAGTTCTATCAAGCAACCAACCAGCTGAAGGTGTGAAAGATTTAGTTCTAGCAACTCCGAAACTGGAAGTTGAAGAGGGAACAGTTTCCTTCGAACATCAGGAACGACCAAATGCAGCCCTTCTCAAAGGACAAGGCCAGCTAATTCAAGCAGGTGTGGAAGGTCAAGTTCGTCGCTTTGTAGAAGTTGATGGTCAGGGCAAACGCACTCTTCATTCTATTGAGGTTCTCAAGGAAGCCCTTCCAGAAATTGTTGAAGTAGGAACGAAAGAGGAGCAAGTCTCACAAACAAGGGATCAAGCTCTTTCAGCAGCACCAGCAAAAGTTGAAGAAATAAGTAAAGGGCTTCCAAATACGGGAGCGACAAGAGATGCTAGTCTAGTAGCGCTGGGACTCCTCGGAGTAATGAGTGGCTACGGCTTGCTCTCTAAAAAGAGGAGAGAAGACTAA
- the yidD gene encoding membrane protein insertion efficiency factor YidD: MKRILIAPVRFYQRFISPAFPPSCRFEPTCSNYMIQAIEKYGFKGVLMGLARILRCHPWSKTGKDPVPDHFSLKRNHK; this comes from the coding sequence ATGAAACGAATTTTAATAGCGCCTGTGCGCTTTTACCAACGTTTTATCTCACCAGCCTTTCCACCCTCTTGTCGCTTTGAGCCGACCTGTTCAAACTACATGATTCAGGCTATTGAAAAATATGGCTTCAAGGGTGTTTTGATGGGCTTGGCTCGGATTTTACGTTGCCATCCCTGGTCGAAAACAGGTAAGGACCCCGTCCCAGACCATTTTTCACTCAAACGGAATCATAAATAA
- the scpB gene encoding SMC-Scp complex subunit ScpB codes for MSTLAKIEALLFVAGEDGIRVRQLAELLSLPPTGIQQSLEKLSQKYEKDLDSSLDLIETGGAYRLVTKPQFSEILKEYSKAPINQSLSRAALETLSIIAYKQPITRIEIDAIRGVNSSGALAKLQAFDLIREDGKKEVLGRPNLYVTTDYFLDYMGINHLEELPVIDELEIQAQESQLFGERIEEDENQ; via the coding sequence ATGAGTACTTTAGCAAAAATAGAAGCGCTCTTGTTTGTAGCGGGTGAAGATGGGATTAGAGTCCGCCAGTTAGCTGAACTCCTCTCTCTGCCACCGACAGGCATCCAACAGAGTTTAGAAAAATTATCTCAGAAGTATGAAAAGGACCTAGATTCCAGTTTGGATCTGATTGAGACTGGTGGTGCTTATAGATTGGTGACCAAGCCTCAGTTTTCAGAGATTTTGAAGGAATACTCTAAGGCACCTATCAACCAGAGTTTATCTCGGGCTGCCCTTGAGACCTTGTCCATCATTGCCTATAAGCAGCCGATTACACGGATAGAAATTGATGCCATCCGTGGGGTCAACTCGAGTGGGGCTTTGGCGAAGTTGCAGGCCTTTGACTTGATACGAGAAGACGGGAAAAAAGAAGTGTTGGGACGCCCCAACCTCTATGTGACAACAGATTATTTCCTAGATTACATGGGAATTAACCATTTGGAAGAATTACCAGTGATTGATGAGCTTGAGATTCAAGCCCAAGAAAGCCAATTATTTGGTGAAAGGATAGAAGAAGATGAGAATCAATAA
- the pepA gene encoding glutamyl aminopeptidase → MTTLFSKIKEVTELAAISGHEAPVRAYLREKLTPHVDEVVTDGLGGIFGIKHSEAADAPRVLVASHMDEVGFMVSEIKPDGTFRVVEIGGWNPMVVSSQRFKLFTRDGREIPVISGSVPPHLTRGTGGPTMPAISDIIFDGGFADKAEAESFGIRPGDTIVPDSSAILTANEKNIISKAWDNRYGVLMVSELAEALSGQKFGNELYLGSNVQEEVGLRGAHTSTTKFDPEVFLAVDCSPAGDVYGGQGKIGDGTLIRFYDPGHLLLPGMKDFLLTTAEEAGIKYQYYCGKGGTDAGAAHLKNGGVPSTTIGVCARYIHSHQTLYAMDDFLEAQAFLQALVKKLDRSTVDLIKHY, encoded by the coding sequence ATGACAACATTATTTTCAAAAATCAAAGAAGTAACAGAACTTGCTGCGATCTCAGGTCATGAAGCACCTGTCCGTGCTTATCTTCGTGAAAAGTTGACACCGCACGTGGATGAAGTGGTGACAGATGGCTTGGGTGGTATTTTTGGTATCAAGCATTCAGAAGCTGCGGATGCACCGCGCGTCTTGGTCGCTTCTCATATGGATGAAGTTGGTTTTATGGTCAGCGAAATTAAGCCAGACGGTACCTTTCGTGTTGTAGAAATCGGTGGTTGGAATCCTATGGTGGTCAGCAGTCAACGCTTTAAACTCTTTACTCGTGACGGTCGTGAAATTCCTGTGATCTCAGGTTCTGTCCCTCCACATTTGACACGTGGAACAGGTGGCCCAACTATGCCAGCAATTTCAGATATCATTTTTGATGGTGGGTTTGCAGACAAGGCTGAGGCAGAAAGCTTTGGCATCCGTCCTGGCGACACCATCGTACCAGATAGTTCTGCAATCTTGACGGCCAATGAGAAAAATATCATCTCAAAAGCTTGGGACAACCGCTACGGTGTTCTTATGGTGAGCGAGTTGGCGGAAGCTCTGTCAGGTCAAAAATTCGGAAATGAACTCTATCTTGGCTCTAACGTCCAAGAAGAGGTTGGTCTTCGTGGTGCTCATACTTCCACAACTAAGTTTGATCCAGAAGTTTTCCTAGCTGTTGACTGTTCACCTGCTGGTGATGTTTATGGTGGCCAAGGCAAGATTGGGGATGGAACCTTGATTCGTTTCTACGACCCAGGTCACTTGCTCCTCCCAGGCATGAAAGATTTCCTTTTGACAACGGCTGAAGAAGCTGGCATCAAATACCAATACTATTGTGGAAAAGGTGGAACAGACGCTGGAGCAGCTCATCTGAAAAATGGTGGTGTCCCATCTACAACTATCGGTGTCTGCGCTCGTTATATCCACTCTCACCAAACACTCTACGCTATGGATGACTTCCTAGAAGCCCAAGCTTTCTTGCAAGCCTTGGTGAAAAAATTGGATCGTTCAACGGTTGATTTGATTAAACATTATTAA
- a CDS encoding nuclear transport factor 2 family protein, whose product MDTKTLAESYFTAVNEGGWEDFVAENFDYGMCDSIEIRQGRDVYLQGAGQFYALSQHLEVKQLLVDGRAVSALNRYHLHSPQGKELELDVAEFLKFDEFDKLVASNIYFDTYRFQKFIQGIE is encoded by the coding sequence ATGGATACAAAAACACTTGCAGAAAGCTATTTTACGGCAGTAAATGAGGGAGGCTGGGAAGATTTCGTAGCTGAAAACTTTGACTATGGCATGTGCGATAGTATAGAAATTCGACAAGGACGTGATGTTTATTTGCAAGGCGCAGGCCAATTCTATGCTTTGAGCCAGCATCTTGAAGTGAAGCAATTACTTGTTGATGGTCGAGCAGTCTCAGCTTTAAATCGCTACCATCTACATTCTCCTCAAGGAAAAGAACTTGAACTGGATGTCGCAGAATTTCTGAAATTCGATGAGTTTGATAAATTAGTTGCATCCAATATTTATTTCGACACCTATCGTTTCCAAAAATTTATCCAAGGAATTGAATAA
- a CDS encoding Na/Pi cotransporter family protein, with product MSINWQEILFHFLGGLGLFLYSIKTMGDGLQQAAGDRLRFYIDKYTSNPFLGVLVGIVVTALIQSSTGVTVITVGLVSASLLTLRQAIGIIMGANIGTTVTSFIIGFKLGEYALPLIFLGTMFLFFTKNRTANNIGRILFGVGGIFYALNLISAGMSPLKDLPQFKEYMVTLGQNPILGVVAGAVITVLIQASSATIGILQGLYAGGFLDLKGSLPVLFGDNIGTTLTVIIAAAGANVSAKRVAATHVTFNVLGTILCLILLGPFTAMIEYFQALLHLSPEMTIAFSHGAFNVSNTIVQFPFIGALAYFVTKLIPGEDEVVKYEPLYLDEQLIQQSPSIALGNAKKELLHLGNYAAKAFDLSYTYIIGLDEKVAEKGHKTEEAINTIDEKLTRYLIRLSSESLSQKESEVLTNILDSSRDLERIGDHAEGLLNLTDYLQRKNVQFSEAALEELAEIYQATTAFIKDALDSVENNDIEKAQSLIGRHKEINNMERVLRKTHIKRLNKGECSTQAGVNFIDIISHYTRVSDHAMNLAEKVIAEQI from the coding sequence ATGTCCATTAATTGGCAGGAAATTTTATTTCACTTTTTAGGAGGTCTAGGACTGTTTTTATACAGTATCAAGACCATGGGAGACGGTTTGCAACAAGCTGCTGGAGATCGCCTTCGTTTTTACATTGACAAGTACACTAGCAATCCTTTTTTAGGCGTTCTAGTCGGAATCGTCGTGACTGCCCTCATTCAGTCAAGTACGGGGGTTACAGTTATCACGGTCGGACTGGTCAGCGCTAGTCTTCTCACTCTTAGACAGGCTATCGGAATTATCATGGGAGCCAATATTGGAACCACCGTTACTTCCTTTATCATCGGTTTCAAACTAGGCGAGTATGCTTTACCCTTGATTTTCCTTGGAACCATGTTCCTCTTCTTCACAAAAAACAGAACAGCAAACAATATCGGGCGCATCCTGTTTGGTGTAGGGGGAATCTTCTACGCTCTCAACCTCATCAGTGCCGGTATGAGCCCACTTAAAGATTTACCACAATTCAAGGAATATATGGTAACCTTGGGACAAAATCCTATTTTAGGAGTAGTAGCCGGTGCAGTGATTACCGTCCTCATCCAGGCTTCCTCGGCTACAATCGGGATTTTGCAAGGTCTCTATGCAGGTGGGTTCCTTGATCTTAAAGGTTCACTACCAGTTCTTTTCGGAGATAATATCGGGACAACCCTAACAGTTATCATTGCGGCAGCTGGAGCCAATGTCTCTGCAAAGCGCGTTGCGGCAACCCACGTTACCTTTAACGTTTTAGGAACTATTCTTTGCTTAATCCTATTAGGCCCCTTTACTGCTATGATCGAGTACTTCCAGGCACTCCTTCACCTCTCACCTGAGATGACAATCGCCTTCTCTCACGGTGCCTTTAACGTAAGTAACACCATTGTACAATTTCCATTCATCGGAGCCTTGGCCTACTTTGTAACCAAGCTCATCCCTGGTGAAGACGAGGTTGTCAAGTACGAGCCCCTCTATCTCGACGAGCAACTTATCCAGCAATCTCCTTCTATCGCTCTAGGAAATGCCAAAAAAGAACTTTTGCACTTAGGAAACTATGCAGCCAAAGCTTTTGACCTTTCTTATACCTATATCATCGGTTTGGATGAAAAGGTAGCTGAAAAAGGGCACAAGACAGAGGAAGCCATCAACACCATCGATGAAAAACTCACTCGTTACCTCATCAGACTCTCAAGCGAATCCTTGAGTCAAAAGGAAAGTGAAGTCTTGACTAACATCCTGGATTCATCTCGTGATTTGGAACGGATTGGGGACCACGCAGAAGGCTTGCTCAACCTAACAGACTACCTCCAACGTAAGAATGTTCAGTTCTCTGAAGCTGCTTTGGAGGAATTAGCTGAGATTTATCAAGCAACAACTGCATTTATCAAAGATGCCCTTGATAGTGTGGAAAACAATGATATTGAAAAAGCTCAGAGTCTGATTGGACGCCATAAAGAAATCAACAATATGGAACGCGTTCTCAGAAAGACCCACATCAAACGCCTTAACAAGGGTGAGTGTTCTACACAAGCTGGAGTCAATTTCATCGACATCATTTCCCACTACACTCGTGTGTCTGACCATGCTATGAACCTAGCTGAAAAGGTCATCGCTGAACAAATTTAA
- a CDS encoding segregation/condensation protein A: protein MDIKLKDFEGPLDLLLHLVSKYQMDIYDVPITEVIEQYLAYVSTLQAMRLEVTGEYMVMASQLMLIKSRKLLPKVAEVTDLEDDLEQDLLSQIEEYRKFKLLGEHLEAKHQERAQYYSKAPTELIYEDAELVHDKTTIDLFLAFSNILAKKKEEFAQNHTTILRDEYKIEDMMIIVKESLAGRDQLRLQDLFKEAQNVQEVITLFLATLELIKTQELILVQEESFGDIYLMEKKEESQVAQS, encoded by the coding sequence ATGGATATTAAATTAAAAGATTTTGAAGGGCCCCTGGACTTGCTCTTGCACCTGGTTTCTAAGTATCAGATGGATATCTACGATGTGCCCATTACGGAAGTCATCGAACAGTATCTAGCTTATGTTTCAACCCTGCAGGCCATGCGTCTGGAAGTGACGGGCGAGTACATGGTTATGGCCAGTCAGCTCATGCTGATCAAGAGTCGCAAGCTTCTTCCAAAGGTAGCGGAAGTGACCGATTTGGAGGATGACCTGGAACAGGATCTCCTCTCTCAAATCGAAGAATACCGCAAGTTCAAGCTCTTGGGGGAGCACTTGGAAGCCAAGCACCAGGAACGGGCCCAGTATTATTCCAAAGCGCCGACAGAGTTGATTTACGAAGATGCGGAGCTTGTGCATGACAAGACGACCATTGACCTCTTTTTAGCTTTTTCAAATATCCTAGCCAAGAAAAAAGAGGAGTTCGCACAGAATCACACGACTATCTTGCGAGATGAGTATAAGATTGAGGACATGATGATTATCGTGAAAGAGTCCTTAGCTGGACGAGATCAATTGCGCTTGCAGGATTTGTTTAAGGAAGCCCAGAATGTCCAAGAGGTCATTACCCTCTTTTTAGCAACCCTAGAGTTAATCAAAACACAGGAGCTGATCCTCGTGCAAGAGGAAAGTTTCGGAGATATTTATCTCATGGAAAAGAAGGAAGAAAGTCAAGTGGCCCAAAGCTAG
- a CDS encoding bacteriocin immunity protein: MAEANLESLIKDLYNHARQGLSEDLVAALLETAKKLPTTNEQLLAVRLSGLVNRELLINPKHPAPELINLARFIKREEAKYRGTAVSAVMFGELFKML; this comes from the coding sequence ATGGCAGAAGCAAATCTAGAAAGCCTTATAAAAGACCTCTACAACCATGCCCGTCAGGGCTTGAGTGAAGATTTAGTTGCTGCTCTCCTAGAGACTGCTAAAAAACTACCCACTACAAATGAGCAATTACTAGCAGTGCGACTCTCAGGACTCGTCAATCGTGAATTGCTCATCAATCCCAAACACCCAGCACCTGAATTGATCAATTTGGCGCGCTTTATCAAAAGAGAAGAAGCCAAGTATAGGGGCACTGCAGTTTCTGCTGTCATGTTTGGAGAACTCTTTAAAATGCTTTGA